Proteins encoded by one window of Nasonia vitripennis strain AsymCx chromosome 5, Nvit_psr_1.1, whole genome shotgun sequence:
- the LOC116417643 gene encoding uncharacterized protein LOC116417643 — translation MAPNVKLAEKRNNTELDSSAVIDDNTNSQGKPRSKWTKKRQSPSFKKSIIHRVLVNKEARSKICLEFDLAESTLRGWLDSPLAQEVLEEVGISKPSVEKPTIASAVDVSSPPPPSCLSERFGSVANMPLNSILGYCSKLLDQFLMDPSSIDTEKLIYLERRLQSEMSKTEVLELLKFLEDMDAAKIQRAAEAAIRCHQRSQREPQ, via the coding sequence ATGGCGCCAAATGTCAAATTAGCAGAAAAAAGGAACAATACCGAATTGGATTCTTCGGCGGTTATCGACGACAATACCAACAGCCAAGGCAAGCCGCGAAGTAAGTGGACTAAGAAGAGGCAGTCACcgagttttaaaaaatctatTATTCACCGAGTATTGGTGAATAAGGAAGCTAGATCGAAAATCTGCCTCGAGTTCGACCTAGCAGAATCAACACTACGAGGGTGGCTTGATTCCCCGCTCGCCCAAGAGGTTCTTGAAGAGGTAGGCATCTCCAAGCCAAGCGTCGAAAAACCAACTATTGCCAGTGCTGTAGATGTGTCATCCCCACCACCACCATCGTGCCTCTCGGAGCGATTCGGATCTGTGGCCAATATGCCGCTTAATTCGATACTGGGATACTGTTCTAAGCTGTTAGATCAGTTTTTAATGGATCCCAGTAGTATCGACACCGAGAAGCTCATCTACCTGGAGCGAAGGTTGCAGTCCGAGATGTCGAAGACTGAAGTTCTGGAGCTTCTAAAATTTTTAGAAGATATGGACGCGGCGAAGATCCAGCGAGCAGCTGAGGCAGCGATAAGATGCCATCAGCGATCACAAAGAGAGCCGCAATGA